One genomic segment of Centropristis striata isolate RG_2023a ecotype Rhode Island chromosome 11, C.striata_1.0, whole genome shotgun sequence includes these proteins:
- the LOC131980754 gene encoding immunoglobulin lambda-1 light chain-like has protein sequence MLFLPAAALCCLCSALAAMATQLLQEDLTWTRRVGERVSFSCRGTEQCDSRRPYVWWYQKRDTETFTVILDINRNDGEIDRDFNHPQEDDFSAVNKQNGCELQIQSVKLNHSATYYCFCQKRGSYYMFGSGTKLFVVDQQVVKPVVSVSPAAPRAHLEGKSSLLCLVSAMFPPLVRISWKRRKENGPLEELPPAEGEQLELRESGCTAAILLLRQQESSTYKYHCYVFIVEAPTEQEVPAPAASCPPEREPADLPALQQADWSFQSQCRVKLLCLLYTVLIVKSLVFCCGIVLLMIIRNKGPSTNCTHAD, from the exons ATGCTTTTCctcccagctgctgctctgtgctgTCTGTGCTCAG cgctggctgccatggcaacacagCTGCTTCAGGAGGATTTAACATGGACCAGGAGAGTTGGTGAAAGAGTCTCCTTCAGCTGTCGAGGCACTGAACAGTGTGATAGCAGGAGGCCTTATGTATGGTGGTACcagaagagagacacagaaacattcacAGTGATTCTCGATATTAACAGGAATGATGGTGAAATAGATAGAGATTTCAATCATCCTCAGGAAGATGATTTCTCAGCTGTGAATAAACAGAACGGCTGTGAGTTGCAGATCCAGAGCGTTAAACTAAATCATTCAGCCACCTACTACTGCTTCTGTCAGAAGC GCGGATCGTACTACATGTTTGGCTCTGGAACTAAACTGTTTGTAG TGGATCAA CAGGTAGTGAAGCCCGTGGTGAGCGTGTCCCCAGCAGCACCCAGAGCCCACCTGGAGGGGAAGAGCTCCCTGCTGTGTCTGGTCTCAGCCATGTTTCCTCCTCTGGTCCGCATCTCCTGGAAAAGACGAAAGGAGAACGGTCCTCTGGAGGAGCTGCCCCCTGCTGAGggagagcagctggagctcaGAGAGTCGGGATgcaccgccgccatcttgctgctcCGTCAGCAAGAGAGCAGCACGTATAAATACCACTGCTACGTATTTATAGTGGAGGCCCCAACAGAACAAG AGGTTCCAGCTCCAGCAGCCTCCTGTCCTCCAGAGAGAGAGCCAGCAGACCTGCCAGCTCTGCAGCAAGCTGACT ggtccTTCCAGTCTCAGTGCAGGGTGAAGCTGCTCTGCCTGCTGTACACAGTGCTGATAGTGAAGAGTCTGGTGTTCTGCTGTGGAATCGTTCTGCTGATGATCATCAGAAACAAGGGACCGTCCACCAACTGC